DNA sequence from the Streptomyces cinnabarinus genome:
TACTCCGTGGGACAGGTCGCGGGCTTCGCCGGAGTGACGGTGCGGGCCTTGCACCACTACGACGACATCGGCCTGCTCGCCCCGAGCGAGCGCAGCCACGCGGGCCACCGGCGCTACAGCGACGGGGACCTCGAACGGCTGCAGCAGATCCTGTTCTACCGGGAGCTCGGCTTCCCGCTCGACGAGGTCGCCGCCCTGCTCGACGATCCGGACGTCGACCCGCGCGCGCATCTGCGCCGCCAGCACGAGTTGCTGACCGCCCGGATCGAGAAGCTCCAGAAGATGGCGACGGCCGTGGAGCAGGCCATGGAGGCACGCAAGATGGGGATCAATCTCACGCCCGAGGAGCGCTTCGAGGTCTTCGGCGACAAGGACCCGCAGCAGTACGCCGAGGAGGCCGAGCAGCGCTGGGGCGACACCGAGGTGTACGCCGAGTCCCAGCGCCGGGTCGCGACGTACACCAAGGAGGACTGGAAGCGCATCCAGGCCGAGGTCGACGACTGGGGCGCGCGGTACGCGGCCCTGGTGGCGGGCGGCGAACAGCCGTCCGGGGAGGCGGCCATGGACCTCGCCGAGGAACACCGGCAGCACATCAGCAGGTACTACTTCGAGGTTCCCTACGAGATGCACCGGTGCTTCGGCGAGATGTACGTCTCCGACGAACGCTTCAAGGCGTTCTACGACGCCATGGGTCCGGGACTCGCCGAGCACCTGCGCGACGCGATCCTCGCCAACGCCGACCGCCACACGTCGTGACCGTCGTGGCCCGGGGGCTCACTCCCGGGCCACGACCACGGCCGTTCCGTACGCGCACACCTCGGTGCCGACATCGGCGGCTTCCGTCACATCGAACCGGAAGGCCAGCACCGCGTTGGCGCCCCGCGCGCGGGCCTGTTCCACCAGCCGTTCCATGGCCTGGTTGCGGGTCTGCACCAGTGTCTTGGTGAGCCCCTTGAGCTCACCGCCGACCATCGACTTCAGCCCCGCGCCGATCTGGCTGCCCAGATGCCGGGAGCGCACCGTCAACCCGAAGACCTCGCCGATGACCTCCTGCACCCGGTAGCCGGGTACGTCGTTCGTGGTGACCACCAGGACATCGGGCTGGGGGCCCTGTCCGCCGCCGTACTCTTCGATACCCATGGTTCACAGCTTTGCCCGAGCCGGGGCAAAGGGCATCCTGTGGGGGCCCATGGAACCTGGGCCTCCAGCGGTGCGTTG
Encoded proteins:
- a CDS encoding YbjQ family protein translates to MGIEEYGGGQGPQPDVLVVTTNDVPGYRVQEVIGEVFGLTVRSRHLGSQIGAGLKSMVGGELKGLTKTLVQTRNQAMERLVEQARARGANAVLAFRFDVTEAADVGTEVCAYGTAVVVARE
- a CDS encoding MerR family transcriptional regulator; protein product: MSYSVGQVAGFAGVTVRALHHYDDIGLLAPSERSHAGHRRYSDGDLERLQQILFYRELGFPLDEVAALLDDPDVDPRAHLRRQHELLTARIEKLQKMATAVEQAMEARKMGINLTPEERFEVFGDKDPQQYAEEAEQRWGDTEVYAESQRRVATYTKEDWKRIQAEVDDWGARYAALVAGGEQPSGEAAMDLAEEHRQHISRYYFEVPYEMHRCFGEMYVSDERFKAFYDAMGPGLAEHLRDAILANADRHTS